The genomic segment GCCGCCCGGCGGGGGTGGGTGGACCGGCGTGATGACGACAGGGCGATCGGCCCACCGAGCGCGGCCCTCGTTCCCAAGGAGGGTGAACCGCGCTCAGCGGTCACCGATCTGGAGTGCCGGAGGGCTACTCGACCAGCCCGCGGCGCATGCCCTCGGCGACCGCGGCGGCCCGGTCGCTGACCCCGAGCTTCTCGTAGACGTTCTTGAGGTGGGTCTTGATGGTCTCGGGGCTGAGGTGCAGCGCGCGGCCGATCGCCGGGGCCGACCCGCCGCCGGCGGTGAGCCGCAGGACCTCGAGCTCGCGCGGGCTGAGCAGCGGGCGCACCGGGGCGGGCTCGGCGACGTCGTCCTGCAGGCGGGCGCCGCGCGCGGCGGCGGCGACCGCGTCGCAGATCTCGTCGCGGCCGGCCTCCTTGGAGAGGTAGGCCATCGCGCCGGCCGCCAGCGCCGCCCGCGACTCGGGCGGCAGCACGGTGGCCGAGAGCAGGACCACACGCGTGGGCAGGGCGTCGCGCTCGATGGCACGCAGCACCGCGTGGCCGTCCAGGCCGGGCATCTGCACGTCGAGCAGCGCGACGTCGGGCGCCAGCGCGCGGATGTCGTCGAGGGCCTTGCGGCCGTCCTCGGCGGTGCCGACGACGTCGAAGTCCGGGCGCCGGCGCAGCGCGAAGACCATCCCGTCGCGGAAGACGGGATGGTCGTCGGCCACGTAGACGCCGACCCGCGAGGAGCCGGTCCGGCGGTCAGGCAGTGACAGCGGCCTCGTCCTTCGCCGTCACGGTCGTCACCGGCAGTCGCAGGCCCTCCAGCTTGTGCGGGAGGTCGAGCTTGAGCCAGCGCGAGAGGCGGGCCGGCAGCGTCGAGATGATGATCTCGTCGAAGCCGTGCAGGTTGACCGCGTCCTGCACCGCGTCGAGCGGCTCGGCGTGCCCGATCATGCCCTCGACCGGTGCTCCGACCACCTCCTGCAGCAGCGGAAGGGCGCGCGCGAGCACCGCCGCCGCCTCCCCGTCATGGTGATCCTCCGGGTCCGTGATCCGGTGCAGGCCGTGGGCGCTGTCGGGGACGAGCAGGGTGAACGTGCACGGCCCCCTCGCCGCACGATCGCGCACCGCCTCCAGGAGCGCCGGGGTGGCCGCCGTGCGGTGGGCGACCACCAGGACGCGCGAAGGGGTGGAGGACTCCATGACCAGGAACTCCTTTCGTCGCGAAACCGGACGGCCATTGTCCCACCGCGACCGGCGACGCGCCACCTCCAACCCCTGCGGGCGTGGTGCGGTGCG from the Baekduia soli genome contains:
- a CDS encoding response regulator transcription factor, which produces MVFALRRRPDFDVVGTAEDGRKALDDIRALAPDVALLDVQMPGLDGHAVLRAIERDALPTRVVLLSATVLPPESRAALAAGAMAYLSKEAGRDEICDAVAAAARGARLQDDVAEPAPVRPLLSPRELEVLRLTAGGGSAPAIGRALHLSPETIKTHLKNVYEKLGVSDRAAAVAEGMRRGLVE